Genomic window (Leptospira bouyouniensis):
CCTATATCGGAAACTGGAATTTTTGTGAATCGAATATATCCTTCTTCTACTTTTTCAAAAGTGTTAAAAGAAAAAGATTTTGTCACAGCATTTGATGGAATCCCAATTTCTAACGATGGGGAACTAAAATTATCCAATAAAAAAGAGTTTATCATCGATTGGATTGAAGACAAACAATTGAATTCAAAAGTAACCATTAGTTTTTATCGAGCAGGAAAACAAAACCAAGCGGAAGTTAACTTACAAAAAAATTATGCGTTGGAACTCTATCGAGATTCAACTGAAGATTATTTTTTACAAGCAGGGTTTGTTTTCCAGCCAATCACAAGATCTTTTTTTCATTCAGAAGATGGTGATCTAGATAGTTCTTTACAATATCATTATAGTTATTTTATCCAAGATCTTCTTTATCGGTATACGACAAGGGACATTGTGCTTAGTTATACTTTTAATGATCCAGAAACATCCAAGTATAAAAAATACAAATACAAAGTTGTAGAATCGATTAACAGCCGTGTTCCAAAAGATTTGAATGAATTTAAGACAATTTGGAAAGAAAATAAACGAGGTATGATCGTATTAAAATTTCGAGGTATGGATTTGCCGATAGTGCTCCGACCTGAATCGATTTACCAAATGAACCAAAGAGTCAAAAAAAGATATGGTGCCAATTATGAAGAACTTTAAGTTATTTGTTTTTTCATTTTTATTCGTTTTTTCTGGATCAATTTTATTTGCGGAAGAATTCGAAGACAAACGAGTCATTGAATCACGTGTTACATTCCAAAAAACAAGCCATCAGAATCCTTGGCTTGTCGGTGAACCATTCACACGTAATTTAAACATCATCCATTTGGGAAAGGGACTTTTTTTTGGAGTCACTCTTTCCAAACAAAATCCAGTGTATGCTGAATTTGAATCTTTTGATTATTCTGTACCAAAACTTAGTATCAAAGCTTATGATGAAGAAACTGGTTTTTTGTTATTAGAATCAGCAGGAATGCAAAAACTACCAAAACCTGTTGGTTTGGATTTAAAAAACTCGAACAAACAATGTCCGACTGGTAAAACAAAATATGTATACTTACCATTTTCAAAAACACCAATCAAAGCATTTGTCTTAGATCAAAAAAAGCAAGAAGGTGCTGATTTTTACTTCAAAAATCAGTTGTTATGTGGAATTATAATCTCGGATTTTTTAATTCCTACAGAATATGTAGAATTATTTTTTCGATCTGGAGGTAAATCATTTCCTCATCCAGGATTTTTATTCGATGTAAACTTAACACCATCGGAAAAAGAATATTATTCAAAAACATTTCCGAATCCACTTCTTGTGACAGAAGTAGTACCTGGAGTTGGACCTGCTTATAATTTATTTCCAGGTGATTTAATTACTTCGATCAATTCAATGCCACTTGCAAAGGTGGATGAATGGGACCGCGCTGATAAAATATTTGATTTAGTTTTACGAAAGTCAGATGGTCGGTTAAGAGAGTTAGGTGAGACAGTCAAACTTAGTCTTTATCGTAATTTTCAAAATATCAATGTTTCTTATGATTTACGTGCCTATGATTCAAATGAATTTTTGATTCCAGAAGAAGCAAAAAATCGTAGACCTTTGTATCTGATTGTCGGTGGATTTTTTTTTACGGAACTTTCCAATGCTTATCTTAAAGAATTTGGTACAGAATACCGGGTGAAATCTGAAAAAAAACTAGTTTATCTTTCTGATTACTACCAAAAAAAGGTCCATCCAGTCCGTGAAAAAATAGTAATTCTAAGTCGTGTTTTTCCCCTAGAAGGTAACCTAGGATACCAAGATTTCCAAGATTTGGTTTTGGAAAAGGTAAATGGAACTCGTATTAGTTCTTTAAGCCAATTGAAAAATCTCTTACAATCAGAACAGACCACCTATTACGCGTTTGAATTGTCTGGAGGGAAAATTGCTTTTTTCACAAAAAAAGAGATTTTGGATCTCCAACAAGAGCTACAATCAACCTATAAATTGGGCCGTTCATACAACTTGGAAGACTAATTTTCAAAAATAGATTTACAATTGTTAAAGATTAGGCATTCTAATTCTCTAAGACTTTAATATATGAAAATCCTTTTTGTTGACGACGAAGAAACAATCCGCGAATTGTTTTGGGAATACTTCAAAGACGAATTTAATGTCACACTTGCCTCAGATGGAATGGAGGCACTTGAGATTTCCAACCAAAATACTTTTGATCTAATCATTTCTGACATCAGCTTACCAAAATTAAATGGAATTCAATTCATACAAAAATTAAGAGCAGATGGAAACCAAACTCCATTCCTCGTGATTACAGGTGATAGCGATATTCAAATCGCAATTGATGTTTTCCGGATGGGAGCAGTTGACTTTTTTTTGAAACCCTTCCGAATGGATGCACTTCGTTCACGAATCAAAAAGTTTGAAAATGCGGACATCGATCTCACATTACTGTTTAATAGTGGAGAAATCACACAATTTAGTGGTGATTGTAAGATTAAATTAAAACCACAGATCAAAAAATTAAATTCCTATATCGCATTTTTAACCAAACAAATTTTGAATTCTCCACACGCTTCATCAGAAGATTTGATTTCTATCAAAATTGTATTGTATGAACTTTTAGCAAATGCCATTGAACATGGTGTAGCTGGTGTGAGTTATGCAGAAAAACAAGAATGTTTAGAATCCAATTTGGATTATTTTAAATTTGTAGATGAAAGGTGTGCTGATACTAATTCATCAGTTTTTGTAGAGTTACTCATGGATGATGTGGGTGTGACCGTTGTGATTCGTGACGAAGGGAATGGTTTTGCTGTCAGTAGTATTCCAAACCCGATTGAAAATCCAAGTGCCAATTTAGTAAGTGGTCGTGGGATTTTTTTAGCAAAGATGAATATTGATTCGATAGTTTATAATGAAAAAGGGAATGAAGTTCGATTTTTCAAAACCTGGAATCGATTTGGAAACGTGAGGTAAAGTTTAGAAAAAAATTCAGAATGAGGATACAAACAAAACCGATACTATAAAAGATGAAGAAAATACTTTTGAAATATCGGCATGGATTTCTTCTCATTTTCCCGCTTTTATTAGTGATTTTTTCATATAGGGAAGCAAATACCAGATTTTCTTATGACTTAAGTCGATTTTATGAGAAAACTGATCATAGTAAGGAAGAAACTGTCATTGTTTCTTATTTAACCTCAAACGAATCGTCAAAATTATCTCATAGAAGGAAACGAGAGCTTGCACGGGCAATCGTTCGATTTTCGCAAAAATTACAATTACCAGATGGAACGATGTTTGGTGAATACCCACCGATCCCAACTTTATTTTTATTAGCTTGGGCAAAAACAAGATCTGACCTGCAACCAAATCTAACAAAAGGTTATGGTATCCTTGCATTATCAGAAATCTTTGTAAGAGAATTTGAGTTGTCTTCTGGAGTCAAAATCAATCGAGATTATGACATTCACATTGATTCGATTCAGTTTAAGATGGTTTTGCTTAAACTAAAAGAATATTTGGCAGAAGGGAAATCGGCAAAAGAAGCCTATCAAAAGTTATACGGAACAAATCTTAGTGCAAATGAATGGGAAATTCTTATATCAAATTACAAAAAGATTTATGAATATGTTATTTCCGAAAGTAAGCCATAAAATATCCGGTTAAAAGTAACCAGGAAACAATTTGTCCTAAAAATAACGAAACTGCAGCTCCATTAGCACCAAAGTCTGGAATGATCCAATAATCAAATAGGGCTCCAAATACCAATCTAAGCAAAGCGAGACCTGCAAGTAACCTCGGTAAACCTAACGCAAACAAAGCGGTTCCAAGAGGTGCAAACACTAACTGTAATAAAAAATTTGGATATAAAATCTTAAATACGGAGATAGAGTTTGTGTATTTAGTTCCGAATAATAAAGTTAAAATAGGTTCTGCAAGTAAAATCCCAGGTGCTAAACATATAGCAATCATACCACCTAAAAAGACAGATTTTTTAAGTACGGTAGGAAATTCTTCTGTTTCTGCAAGTCTTGCTAATTTGGGATATATAATTGAATTAAAAGTCGCTAAAATAATAATAAATCCACTAAACAATTGCAAGGCGGTTCCATAATCTGCAACAATTTCTGGTGGATGGAATTGATTTAAAAAGAAAATCTCCATTCGATCTGATAAAATTGCAAAAATGGAAGCAGCAAATGCCCACAGATTGAATAGAAGTAGTTTTTTTTCATTCAAATGGATGTCAGTTGTATCAGCTGAAAATGAAATCTCTTCTTTTCCAAAAAAAAGAAAAAACAAAAATAATACAAAAATAGGAGCAATACAAAATATTGCTAGGATATCCATATAAGTCAATGGATGTTTGTTTGTTTCAGAAAAGTAAATAAGTAGGATAAGGCGAATCACATTGGGGAGTGGATTCCAAAGTGATAAAGATTTATACTTTCGATAGGAAACAAACAAACTTTCAAAATAAGAGATAAAGGATATGATGATTCCGCCGAATAACAAAAGTAATAAGACAAAATAATTTTCATCACTCACTAAGTATGCGATTAACGTTACAATTGATAAAAATACAAAAGAATAAAACTTAATCCGAAGAGATGCATTTAAGATGGCACCTGGATTCTCTTTTTTATCTGCCAATGGAGAGATGTACTTGATGAGTGCATTTGGTAAGCCAAATTCAGCAATCGCTAGGACAACCGGGAGAAAGCCTAAAAAGTATTGGAGTTTTCCGTTTTCTGCTTTGCTTAGCAAATTTACGGAATAAATCATAAATACTAAATTGGTAACAGCGGAAATCGCTTTGGAACTACTCACATAGAATGAGTTTTTTAAAACTCCTTCTTTCATGAGTTCCACTTTTAACATTTGGAAGATTTTTTTGATTTTTTGCATGTATTAGTTTTGCAAAAACTTTCCTTTTTGTATCTTTTGTAAGGTTAGAGGTACGATACAAACTAAGGCAAATCCCACCACTAAATAACGGATGTATCTTAAAAACAAATCATCTTTCCAAATGGATTTTTTAATCAAAATGCCAGGAACAACATAAAGTAAAACAATGATAGTTCCTAGGACCAATAGTCTTACCAAAAAGGTTTTCCAAAAAGTTCCAAAAGAATTGGAGCCAAACTGAAAACTAAGGTTTGGCATACTCCAATTCAAAAATTCTTTTTTGCTGAGTCTTGGGTAAAATAATATCCCAAGCCAAAATCCGCCAAGTGCCCCGCTCGACATGATCATCCCTACCAAAGTATAATGATGTTCTTCCGAAAGAAACGGTGAATCAAGTGTGATTGGTAAAAGTGTGATGACAATACCTAATAAACACAAAGTTCGGTATTGTTTTGTTTCAATAAAAACTTTTTCTTTAGGAACGTAAAATTGATTCAATAAAGTTAATAGAATGATTAAATGTAAAATTCCCAAACCAAATCCTAAGCTAACATCACCCAAGTAATGAACTTTAAGGTACATTCTTGAAAAAGGCATAATAAGAATGATGAAAATGGATACGATTCGTAACCATAAAATAGGAATATAATACGCTAACATTCCCCAAACAACTGTTGTAGTATACACATGACCAGAAGGCAAACCAAATGCTTTTTCATCAAAGACTTCTGGGTAGGGAAAGGGTCTTGGACTTTCAAAATAAAATTTGGAAAGATAACCTAAAATTCCTGAAGTGAGCAGGCCTAGTGCAATTTGGAATGCAAGTTTTGGTCGGTAATAAATATAAAGAAAGGAGATAAGACCGAGGAAAAAACTACTCCCACCCAAATAGTGGCAGATAGTAGAAATCAAATAAAAGACTCCCCCAAGGGAAGGGTCTAGGGTGTGTAAGGATTCGAGAGGGATTTGGGAGAACCAAAGGGAAGTCTCTGCTAAAATGAGTTCTTTCATAGGATTTTCCATCTAAGATGAAAATCGAACTTGATTTCATAAAGTTTTATTTTGAAATATGTGATGTTTCTATGGAACCTAACCAAAATCCAGCTGATATTCTTGAAAGTTTGTTCGTAATCCCTCGTGAAGTGCCAAAAACCATCCTCCGTAACCTTTTGGAGATGATTTATGATGTCAAAGTGGCTGGATCTGAGAATATCCCAGAATCCGGTGGGGCACTGATCATTTCTAATCATACAGATTATTTAGACATACCTGTTCAGGGAGCTTTTGCGGATCGAAAAATTGTATATTTAGGCAAATATGAACTCTTTCACCCTCAAGAAGAGATTATGGCCATTTTAAACCATAAAAACTCTCCATTCCATTATCCACCTTTAAGTCTCACAAAACCAGTCATCGAAATCCTGTTAAACTCTCTTGGCAGTGTGGTGAAAAAAAACCTCATCAATTGGGGGAGTATGCCCATCATCCGCAATGCAGCCAAAGAATCAGAGATGGACAAACGGGCAGCGATGGAATATTACGAAAAATTGGAAACCTATATGGTCGACCTGATGAAGGATGGAGAGCTACTTTCCATTTATCCAGAAGGGTCTCGTTCCGAAACGGGGGAATTACAACCCTTCCGCGCCATGGCAGCTAAACTTGCGATCCGAGCGGGTGTTCCCATCATTCCTTCAGGGATTGTTGGTGCGACCAATATGTCCAAACCCAAAGCGTTTCTCACGGGTGATGCTTTCAAAACCAAAATCCGATACCAAATTGGGAAACCAATCCTACCTTCGGAGTTTCCAACGGGGCCTGAGAAAAAAGCAGCAAAAGAACTGACAGAAATGTTAGAAAATCGAGTCCGAGAGCTGATGAAAGAGGCAGAATCCATCCTTTAGACTCGACCTTTTTATGAAAATATGGCATGATCTTAGAAGTTATGTCATTCTCGTCACATTTTCATATTGAATCCCTACCCGTGATTATAGAACGTTGTTCTCTATGAGCACCGAAATTTCGACATATACCCCTCAAAACAAAATCCGCTTTGTCACGGCGGCTTCCCTTTTTGATGGACACGATGCTTCCATCAACATTATGCGAAGGATCTTACAACAAAGTGGGGTAGAGGTGATCCATTTGGGTCACAATCGTAGCGTTCAAGAGATTGTCCAATGTGCCATCCAAGAGGATGTACAAGGGATTGCCATCACTAG
Coding sequences:
- a CDS encoding ATP-binding protein, producing the protein MKILFVDDEETIRELFWEYFKDEFNVTLASDGMEALEISNQNTFDLIISDISLPKLNGIQFIQKLRADGNQTPFLVITGDSDIQIAIDVFRMGAVDFFLKPFRMDALRSRIKKFENADIDLTLLFNSGEITQFSGDCKIKLKPQIKKLNSYIAFLTKQILNSPHASSEDLISIKIVLYELLANAIEHGVAGVSYAEKQECLESNLDYFKFVDERCADTNSSVFVELLMDDVGVTVVIRDEGNGFAVSSIPNPIENPSANLVSGRGIFLAKMNIDSIVYNEKGNEVRFFKTWNRFGNVR
- a CDS encoding oligosaccharide flippase family protein, with the translated sequence MQKIKKIFQMLKVELMKEGVLKNSFYVSSSKAISAVTNLVFMIYSVNLLSKAENGKLQYFLGFLPVVLAIAEFGLPNALIKYISPLADKKENPGAILNASLRIKFYSFVFLSIVTLIAYLVSDENYFVLLLLLFGGIIISFISYFESLFVSYRKYKSLSLWNPLPNVIRLILLIYFSETNKHPLTYMDILAIFCIAPIFVLFLFFLFFGKEEISFSADTTDIHLNEKKLLLFNLWAFAASIFAILSDRMEIFFLNQFHPPEIVADYGTALQLFSGFIIILATFNSIIYPKLARLAETEEFPTVLKKSVFLGGMIAICLAPGILLAEPILTLLFGTKYTNSISVFKILYPNFLLQLVFAPLGTALFALGLPRLLAGLALLRLVFGALFDYWIIPDFGANGAAVSLFLGQIVSWLLLTGYFMAYFRK
- a CDS encoding lysophospholipid acyltransferase family protein, which codes for MEPNQNPADILESLFVIPREVPKTILRNLLEMIYDVKVAGSENIPESGGALIISNHTDYLDIPVQGAFADRKIVYLGKYELFHPQEEIMAILNHKNSPFHYPPLSLTKPVIEILLNSLGSVVKKNLINWGSMPIIRNAAKESEMDKRAAMEYYEKLETYMVDLMKDGELLSIYPEGSRSETGELQPFRAMAAKLAIRAGVPIIPSGIVGATNMSKPKAFLTGDAFKTKIRYQIGKPILPSEFPTGPEKKAAKELTEMLENRVRELMKEAESIL
- a CDS encoding PDZ domain-containing protein translates to MKNFKLFVFSFLFVFSGSILFAEEFEDKRVIESRVTFQKTSHQNPWLVGEPFTRNLNIIHLGKGLFFGVTLSKQNPVYAEFESFDYSVPKLSIKAYDEETGFLLLESAGMQKLPKPVGLDLKNSNKQCPTGKTKYVYLPFSKTPIKAFVLDQKKQEGADFYFKNQLLCGIIISDFLIPTEYVELFFRSGGKSFPHPGFLFDVNLTPSEKEYYSKTFPNPLLVTEVVPGVGPAYNLFPGDLITSINSMPLAKVDEWDRADKIFDLVLRKSDGRLRELGETVKLSLYRNFQNINVSYDLRAYDSNEFLIPEEAKNRRPLYLIVGGFFFTELSNAYLKEFGTEYRVKSEKKLVYLSDYYQKKVHPVREKIVILSRVFPLEGNLGYQDFQDLVLEKVNGTRISSLSQLKNLLQSEQTTYYAFELSGGKIAFFTKKEILDLQQELQSTYKLGRSYNLED
- a CDS encoding phosphatase PAP2 family protein is translated as MKELILAETSLWFSQIPLESLHTLDPSLGGVFYLISTICHYLGGSSFFLGLISFLYIYYRPKLAFQIALGLLTSGILGYLSKFYFESPRPFPYPEVFDEKAFGLPSGHVYTTTVVWGMLAYYIPILWLRIVSIFIILIMPFSRMYLKVHYLGDVSLGFGLGILHLIILLTLLNQFYVPKEKVFIETKQYRTLCLLGIVITLLPITLDSPFLSEEHHYTLVGMIMSSGALGGFWLGILFYPRLSKKEFLNWSMPNLSFQFGSNSFGTFWKTFLVRLLVLGTIIVLLYVVPGILIKKSIWKDDLFLRYIRYLVVGFALVCIVPLTLQKIQKGKFLQN